A genomic region of Devosia ginsengisoli contains the following coding sequences:
- a CDS encoding maleylacetate reductase, which translates to MQAFVYQALSQRVVFGFGTLATIGDELGALGLSRALVLSTPQQRASAEALAAQLGSKAVGVYPDAAMHTPTDVTEKAMVVVGQLKADCVVSLGGGSTTGLGKAIAFRTDLPQIVIPTSYAGSEATPILGETENGAKVTKRDPRILPEVIVYDVDLTMTLPAAMTVTSGMNAIAHSVEALYTQDRNPIISMLAQQGIEALVRALPAIRANGDDREARSDALFGAWACGTCLGAVGMALHHKICHVLGGSFDLPHAEVHTVILPHATAYNERAVPDLLAPVARSLGAASAGGGLWDFAQGLDAPLTLAGIGMRESDLDRAADIACANPYWNPQPIVRDEIRQLLDDAYFGRRPGR; encoded by the coding sequence ATGCAGGCCTTTGTCTACCAGGCCCTTTCCCAAAGAGTCGTCTTCGGGTTCGGGACGCTGGCTACCATCGGTGACGAGCTTGGCGCACTGGGATTGTCCCGCGCGCTCGTACTGTCGACGCCCCAGCAACGGGCCAGCGCCGAAGCCCTGGCCGCGCAACTGGGTAGCAAGGCCGTTGGTGTTTACCCCGATGCCGCTATGCACACGCCGACCGATGTCACGGAAAAGGCGATGGTGGTGGTTGGCCAGCTCAAGGCCGATTGCGTCGTCTCGCTCGGCGGTGGTTCGACCACCGGCCTGGGCAAGGCCATCGCTTTCCGCACCGACCTGCCGCAGATCGTCATTCCCACCAGCTACGCCGGCTCGGAGGCAACGCCGATCCTGGGGGAGACCGAGAATGGCGCCAAGGTCACCAAGCGCGATCCCAGAATCCTGCCCGAAGTCATCGTCTATGACGTCGACCTGACCATGACGCTGCCGGCCGCGATGACCGTGACCTCCGGCATGAATGCCATCGCCCATTCGGTCGAGGCGCTTTACACCCAGGACCGCAACCCGATCATCTCCATGCTGGCCCAACAGGGGATTGAAGCGCTGGTCCGCGCGCTGCCCGCTATCCGCGCCAATGGCGACGATCGCGAGGCGCGCAGCGACGCACTGTTCGGAGCATGGGCCTGCGGCACCTGCCTTGGCGCCGTCGGCATGGCTCTGCACCACAAGATTTGCCACGTATTGGGCGGCAGCTTCGATCTGCCGCATGCCGAGGTCCACACAGTCATCCTGCCTCACGCGACAGCCTATAACGAGCGCGCCGTGCCCGACCTGCTGGCGCCGGTCGCCCGCTCGCTCGGCGCGGCGAGCGCCGGGGGTGGGCTTTGGGATTTCGCCCAGGGCCTCGATGCACCGCTTACCCTCGCCGGCATCGGCATGCGCGAGAGCGACCTCGACCGGGCCGCGGACATAGCCTGCGCCAACCCATACTGGAACCCACAACCCATCGTGCGGGACGAAATCCGCCAACTGCTCGACGACGCCTATTTCGGGCGCCGGCCGGGCCGCTGA
- a CDS encoding alpha/beta hydrolase, translating to MQVGSQADLAIVLAHGRGRSPADMRALADRLALDNVRYLFPVAENSTWYPKLFQDAIADNEPSLSDAIAHYESVVAGLEAEGFPPNRIVVGGFSQGACLTAEFLARHPRPYAAAVLWTGGLIGPEGTQWPVRKQLADMPVFISTSETDPWVPPPRVRETHAWLRQSGASATMLIFQEREHSVLDEEVRAVRAMIERARLGLAA from the coding sequence ATGCAGGTTGGCTCGCAGGCGGACCTGGCCATTGTCCTGGCGCATGGACGCGGGCGCAGCCCTGCCGACATGCGCGCGCTCGCCGACAGGCTGGCGCTCGACAATGTGCGTTATCTGTTTCCGGTAGCAGAAAACAGCACCTGGTATCCAAAGCTGTTCCAAGATGCCATCGCCGATAACGAGCCCTCACTCAGCGATGCCATCGCGCATTATGAAAGCGTCGTCGCCGGGCTTGAAGCCGAGGGCTTTCCTCCCAACCGTATCGTGGTTGGCGGCTTTTCGCAGGGTGCCTGCCTTACCGCAGAGTTTCTCGCGCGGCATCCGCGTCCCTATGCTGCGGCCGTGCTGTGGACTGGCGGTCTTATCGGTCCCGAGGGCACCCAATGGCCAGTGCGCAAACAGCTTGCGGATATGCCGGTATTCATTTCCACCAGTGAAACCGATCCTTGGGTGCCGCCGCCGAGGGTGCGTGAAACACATGCCTGGTTGCGTCAGTCGGGCGCGTCCGCCACCATGCTCATCTTTCAGGAGCGCGAGCATAGCGTGCTGGACGAAGAGGTCCGCGCCGTGCGTGCCATGATTGAAAGGGCGCGCCTGGGCCTTGCTGCCTAG
- a CDS encoding ABC transporter substrate-binding protein — translation MKIKGLADGSYLRSINRRTLLKGAAAGGAAVTMGSLFAPAVRAQTAIKIGYVTPQTGPLAAFAEADDFVLGVIRELLGGGLETASGTIPVEIVVRDSQSNPNRAAEVARELIVDEGVSLMVVASTPETTNPVSTQCELEEVPCISTMAPWQPWYMGRQANPAAPEAFRYTYHYFWGLEDIIGTYTAMWNQLDTNKSVGGLFPNDADGNAWGDAALGIAPGMAAAGYTVADPGRYQNLTEDFSAQINAFKSANAEIVTGVIIPPDLTTFWTQSNQQGFKPKAATIAKAILFPSAVEALGPLGHNLSSEVWWTPNHPYTSSLTGETGVQVADAFSAASGRPWTQPIGFIYSLFEVAIDVLKRAADVSDPDAITESIAATNLQTLTGPVQWGKDADLGPIASNVSKTPLVGGQWRLKDDETFELVVVENVLAPEVALAGEMEAIA, via the coding sequence ATGAAGATCAAGGGACTCGCAGACGGCAGCTATCTGCGTTCGATCAACCGCCGCACCCTGCTCAAAGGTGCTGCCGCTGGCGGCGCGGCCGTCACCATGGGGTCGCTGTTTGCCCCGGCAGTGCGTGCCCAGACCGCGATCAAGATCGGCTATGTAACGCCGCAGACCGGCCCGCTCGCCGCTTTCGCCGAAGCCGACGATTTTGTGCTCGGCGTCATTCGCGAACTCCTCGGCGGAGGGCTCGAGACTGCCAGCGGCACCATCCCTGTCGAAATCGTGGTGCGCGACAGCCAGTCCAACCCCAACCGTGCCGCCGAAGTGGCCCGCGAACTGATCGTCGATGAAGGCGTCAGCCTGATGGTCGTCGCCTCGACCCCGGAAACCACCAATCCGGTTTCGACCCAGTGCGAACTGGAAGAAGTCCCCTGCATCTCCACCATGGCGCCGTGGCAGCCCTGGTATATGGGCCGTCAGGCCAATCCGGCGGCCCCCGAAGCATTCCGCTATACCTATCACTACTTCTGGGGCCTCGAAGACATCATCGGCACCTATACGGCAATGTGGAACCAGCTCGACACCAACAAGTCGGTTGGCGGGCTGTTCCCCAATGACGCCGACGGCAATGCCTGGGGCGACGCCGCTCTGGGCATCGCTCCCGGGATGGCCGCCGCAGGTTACACCGTGGCCGACCCGGGCCGCTACCAGAACCTCACCGAGGACTTCTCGGCCCAGATCAACGCCTTCAAGTCGGCCAATGCCGAAATCGTCACGGGCGTGATCATTCCCCCGGATCTGACCACGTTCTGGACCCAGTCCAACCAGCAGGGCTTCAAGCCCAAGGCGGCGACCATCGCCAAGGCGATCCTGTTCCCGTCCGCCGTGGAAGCGCTGGGGCCGCTGGGCCACAATCTCTCCTCGGAAGTCTGGTGGACACCCAACCACCCCTACACCTCCTCGCTGACCGGCGAGACGGGCGTGCAGGTGGCCGATGCCTTCTCGGCAGCCTCGGGTCGGCCGTGGACCCAGCCGATCGGCTTCATCTATTCGCTGTTCGAGGTGGCAATCGACGTGCTGAAGCGCGCCGCCGATGTCAGCGATCCCGATGCCATCACCGAATCCATCGCCGCCACCAATCTGCAGACCCTCACCGGTCCCGTGCAGTGGGGCAAGGACGCCGATCTTGGCCCGATCGCCTCGAACGTCTCCAAGACCCCGCTGGTCGGTGGACAGTGGCGCCTCAAGGACGACGAGACATTCGAACTCGTCGTGGTTGAGAACGTGCTGGCGCCTGAAGTGGCGCTCGCTGGCGAGATGGAAGCCATCGCCTGA
- a CDS encoding helix-turn-helix domain-containing protein, with the protein MSVAKPFRENETHCVLPRSDLEPKSSAKYNWTSLYASSQRESPYEGYFPAVKDQLLVLHRSGPATIQRLETSKPVNAVVPAGGIHLVPGGMSFNFRLLNHLQTLHVYVRRAVIEEVASEMIDGDPSKIEIPPLMLDEDPKLLNLLNAILLALDDSDYATSIYIDYLSRALASQLVRSHSLATLRPQSALNPTGQIGPSIAEAIAYMRENLEFSISLADIAKAINRSPSHFARQFRSELGMPPHHYLVNLRIEKAQILLERSKTSIAEIAFECGFSHQEHLTRFFQRRVGTTPAAYRRSKQN; encoded by the coding sequence ATGTCCGTGGCAAAGCCGTTCCGGGAGAACGAAACCCATTGTGTGCTCCCGCGCAGCGATCTCGAACCCAAGTCGAGCGCAAAGTATAACTGGACCTCGCTCTACGCATCGTCCCAGCGCGAGTCCCCGTACGAAGGCTATTTTCCTGCGGTAAAAGACCAACTGCTCGTGCTGCATCGCAGCGGTCCGGCGACCATTCAGCGCCTGGAAACCTCCAAGCCGGTCAATGCCGTCGTGCCCGCGGGCGGCATCCATCTGGTACCGGGAGGCATGTCGTTCAATTTCCGCCTGCTCAACCACCTGCAGACGCTGCATGTCTACGTGCGCCGCGCGGTGATCGAGGAAGTTGCCAGCGAGATGATCGATGGCGACCCCAGCAAGATCGAGATACCGCCGCTGATGCTGGACGAGGATCCCAAGCTCCTCAACCTGCTCAACGCCATCCTGCTGGCGCTGGACGATAGCGACTATGCCACCTCGATCTATATCGACTATCTGTCGCGGGCCCTGGCCTCCCAACTGGTGCGCAGCCACTCGCTGGCGACGCTGCGGCCGCAATCGGCGCTGAACCCCACAGGCCAGATCGGGCCGTCGATCGCCGAGGCCATCGCCTATATGCGTGAAAACCTCGAATTTTCCATCAGCCTGGCCGATATCGCCAAGGCCATCAATCGCAGCCCGAGCCACTTCGCCCGGCAGTTCCGCAGCGAATTGGGCATGCCCCCGCATCACTACCTGGTCAATCTGCGCATCGAAAAGGCGCAGATTCTGCTCGAACGCAGCAAGACCTCGATCGCCGAGATCGCCTTCGAATGCGGCTTTTCACACCAGGAGCATCTGACCCGCTTTTTCCAGCGGCGCGTCGGCACCACGCCGGCCGCCTATCGCCGTTCCAAGCAAAACTGA